The segment TATAGCTAGCACCACTCACTGCTAGCTACGGGTGCTCTCACAGGACATTCACTTCTCCATCAAAATAGTGTTAGGATAGGATAATTAGTGTTAGTACTGTGTAATAGCAAAATACGATAagtttattttgtcaaataTCATGCTTTATTGTTATAAAAATATGTGTAGTTATATGCATGTCAATAGGACAAAGTCGCCTACCTatagtattaaaagtaaaagtactcgcAGTAGTCTAATGTCCCTGATTAGTTTATTATCACTGTTGCAGATGGTTGAAGTGAGGCTTTTTTGAAAACCTCTTGTCTAAATGACAAGAGGTAACTATTATTAGATATATTGTAACTGTTGTTGCTTGACGGATCTAGTAGAAAGTGAGACATGCACAACAGAGTTACTCAGAGCCTAAAGTGACCCCTGCATTTTTCTTGCTTTGTCAAATAGTTCATcaaaaataaggaaaatgttAAAGGTCCTAGAATTTGTAATGTTAAAGTCATATGTGCAGCAATTCtgtcataaaaatgtattttaaaaattatatcataacatatactgtaggtaaaGATTCTTAGTCACCCAGGAGAAATTATctgacctaacaagaaggaagattatttgccatgactcaacttccagatattgACAAAACAGATGCTAATTAATTGCAAATTGACAGATCAGCTAATGGTTTTTGCAGTACTTAAACATCTTGCAACAGAACCAGTCAGATAAATAGTGACTTAAAAATAGAAGCATTAAAGTATAAAGTGTAAACTATTTGAAGTACCTAAAGGTTGTACAAAAGTAGAATAGTGGCACACAGGTATGTTGTTGtattgctaaaataaaaaaacttttcttgattctatttgtttattgtaGAATTGTAGCTTCTTGACTGTTTAATTTAGTGCctaaagtatttttttctgaCAAAGACATAATTCCATATTGTAAAGTTGTGCTTTATCATCAGAAATGACAGTATTGTGTATATTGTGTCTTATCATTGTGGAGTAGAGCTAACATTTGTGTGCTTGTAAAGGTTGTGCATCATTTCCTCTATGATCCTGAGACGAGATTTGCCATTTGCAAAGATGCTGAGGCTACATCCTTCCCCTTTCCTGGTGTCTTCCTGTGGGAGAATTTTATATcggaaaaggaagaggaggagctgatAAGCGCGATGGACCAGGATATGTGGAATCAGTCCCAGTCTGGTCGAAGGAAACAGGTTAGGTGAAACACATGGTCTGATCACAGTCACACAGATGTAACttgtcatgttctgttcttattatattattccTTATGTTAGTcttgtgaaataaaagaaagttaaaTTTATTCCTTGCAGGACTTTGGTCCTAAAGTGAActtcaagaaaaagaaagtgcgAATTGGCAGCTTCAGTGGGCTCCCTCCTTTAAGCCAAAAACTGGTGCTCCGAATGCAGCAAGAGCCACGTCTGGCAGGTTTCCGACCTGTAGAACAATGCAATCTGGATTACCACCCTCAGCGAGGATCTGCCATCGATCCACACTTAGATGACTCCTGGCTGTGGGGAGAGCACCTGGTCACCATCAACATGTTAGCAAACACTACACTTACCATGTCCCTTGAACAGGGTCTACCAAAGTTGGGACTAGCAGAGGAAGTCCAGGTTGCTGTGCAAGTACCTCGCAGATCTTTAATAGTGATATATGACGAGGCACGGTATAGATGGAAACATGCCATCCACAGGGAGCATGTTCGGGAGCGCAGAGTTTGCAGCACTTACAGAGAACTGTCTGCAGAGTTCCTACCTGGAGGGCAGCAGGCGGAGCTGGGAGCTCAGCTCTTGGAcattgctttgtgttttcaagGTACTccaatataaattattttgacGATGCAAATGAACTCTGTAGTATCAGAGTGGGACAATATGGGCCTGTCTTGCCTTTTTGTGTCACTGATGTCTCTATAAAAAACATAGAGATGTCTCCTTTAGAGGGATAAAGGCTTGTTGGCTAAACCTGTGCCTCTACAAATAAATCACCAGGTTGAGGTGTTATTCCATTACCAGTCACTGCTCAGACTTTTTTAAAACACCATTTCTACGTCATTGTTCTCATTTCATGTTGGTGGAGAACACTGTTTAACCAAAATCACACAGGTTGAGTTCTGATGACTTTAAAGGCCACAGCAAAGGATATTTTCATAATCTTATACCACTCAGTGATCCTAATATCTATGATATATAATATTCCATTATAATAATTCAAAAGATGACATAACTGCCTAAAAATTGTAGAGACTGTATCTTAAATCAGTAGGGGCTGGTCTCTTATTGTGTCAGAGATGATACCACCACCAGATGGTGCCAAAATAAGcactttttaaaaggttttattaaCTGTAgtgctacatttaaaaaacacacacattacaagGCCACATTTCAGACATGCTTTTCTCTACAAATGCAGTGAGTTATTGTTAATGATATAACATGCAGACCATCAAAGACATAGTCTTTGGTCTTTTCAGCAGACATCAGTCtattttatctttgtctttttaataaaaacatattttcagctATACACACTTTGTTGACTTTGGTATTTATTTGGAGCATGCATGTAGATTTCCTTTTATTGTGAGTTGAACTGACGAGTCACAGATTTCAAC is part of the Anabas testudineus chromosome 14, fAnaTes1.2, whole genome shotgun sequence genome and harbors:
- the alkbh4 gene encoding alpha-ketoglutarate-dependent dioxygenase alkB homolog 4, which translates into the protein MMAPDTSDGGASCGCKGIRRCLFCEKFKDKGHLEASGAKVVHHFLYDPETRFAICKDAEATSFPFPGVFLWENFISEKEEEELISAMDQDMWNQSQSGRRKQDFGPKVNFKKKKVRIGSFSGLPPLSQKLVLRMQQEPRLAGFRPVEQCNLDYHPQRGSAIDPHLDDSWLWGEHLVTINMLANTTLTMSLEQGLPKLGLAEEVQVAVQVPRRSLIVIYDEARYRWKHAIHREHVRERRVCSTYRELSAEFLPGGQQAELGAQLLDIALCFQGTPI